The Paracoccus sediminicola genome includes a window with the following:
- a CDS encoding HpcH/HpaI aldolase/citrate lyase family protein, whose product MKNTTRPKRLRRCQLSVPGSSEKMMRKAAGMDLDYVFLDLEDAVAPNRKKEARGMVVEALNTLDFGRTTRCVRINDTGTPYCYGDIIEVVTGARENVDVIMLTKPFTPADLLFVDKLLSQLEADLGLTKKIGLECLIEEVEAMVAVNEIASCTPRLEALIFGIGDYSASQGVPFAEIEGKGDYPADIWHYQRHRLIMACRANGIDAVDGPFPDFTDADQFRIECQRAQMLGAVGKWAIHPSQVTIAQEVFSPAQDDVDRAREIKALYDEALDKGLGAVTYEGKMIDIAVVRLLQNTIDMADLIGM is encoded by the coding sequence ATGAAGAACACCACCCGCCCGAAGCGCCTGCGGCGCTGCCAGCTCTCCGTGCCCGGAAGCTCCGAAAAGATGATGCGCAAGGCCGCCGGAATGGACCTCGACTACGTCTTTCTCGATCTTGAGGACGCCGTGGCCCCGAACCGCAAGAAAGAGGCGCGCGGCATGGTGGTCGAGGCGCTGAATACGCTCGACTTTGGCCGCACCACGCGCTGCGTGCGCATCAACGACACCGGCACACCCTATTGCTACGGCGATATCATCGAGGTGGTCACCGGCGCGCGCGAGAATGTCGATGTGATCATGCTGACTAAGCCCTTCACCCCCGCCGATCTGCTCTTTGTGGACAAGCTGCTCAGCCAGCTCGAGGCGGATCTGGGCCTGACCAAGAAGATCGGGCTGGAATGTCTGATCGAAGAGGTCGAGGCCATGGTCGCCGTGAACGAGATCGCCTCCTGTACCCCCCGGCTCGAGGCGCTGATCTTCGGTATCGGAGACTATTCCGCCAGCCAGGGCGTCCCCTTTGCCGAGATCGAGGGCAAGGGCGATTACCCCGCAGACATATGGCACTACCAACGGCACCGGCTGATCATGGCCTGCCGGGCCAATGGCATCGACGCGGTGGACGGACCTTTCCCCGATTTCACCGACGCCGATCAGTTCCGCATCGAATGCCAGCGTGCGCAGATGCTGGGTGCAGTTGGAAAATGGGCGATACACCCCAGCCAAGTCACCATCGCACAAGAGGTATTCTCGCCTGCACAGGACGATGTGGACCGGGCGCGCGAGATCAAGGCGCTCTATGACGAGGCGCTGGACAAGGGCCTGGGCGCGGTGACCTACGAAGGCAAGATGATCGACATTGCCGTTGTGCGCCTGCTGCAGAACACGATCGACATGGCCGACCTGATCGGCATGTAG
- a CDS encoding CaiB/BaiF CoA transferase family protein, whose protein sequence is MSDTAPAGPLDGITVLDLTAMLAGPFATMVLGDLGARIIKVESAEGDMVRPSARLPGNDDPKGFGGYFQSINRNKESIVIDLKSAGGKEIVRRLAAQSDIVVENFRAGVMDRLGLSYEDLSAIRPGLVYGCIRGFGDARTGRSPYADWPAFDVVAQAMGGIMGITGLAGGAPTKIGAGIGDTVPSLFLATGVLAALHRARATGESQFVDVGMYDSVLAVCERIVYQNSYFDENPGPEGSSHPLLCPFGLFPTTDGHVAIGCPRDHFWAILAEEMGQPALATDPRFRTNEDRVKHRARTEALVRDWTARLSKQQIMERLGGRIPLGPVNRAGDIVTDPHVAARNMLATVDQPGPGGREVQIVNTPIHLLETPGGVRNRSPLLGEHTDRVLAEIGFGPDDITELHASGVVA, encoded by the coding sequence ATGAGCGACACGGCCCCCGCTGGACCGCTGGACGGCATCACTGTTCTGGACCTTACCGCGATGCTGGCCGGTCCCTTTGCCACCATGGTGCTGGGCGATCTCGGAGCCCGCATCATCAAGGTCGAATCCGCCGAGGGCGACATGGTCCGCCCCTCGGCCCGCCTGCCCGGCAATGACGATCCCAAGGGGTTCGGCGGCTATTTCCAGTCGATCAACCGCAACAAGGAATCCATCGTCATCGATCTCAAGTCGGCCGGGGGCAAAGAGATCGTCCGCCGTCTCGCCGCGCAGTCCGACATCGTGGTCGAGAATTTCCGCGCCGGGGTGATGGATCGTCTGGGCCTGTCCTACGAGGACCTCAGCGCGATCAGACCCGGTCTGGTCTATGGTTGCATCCGCGGCTTTGGCGACGCGCGGACCGGCCGCAGCCCCTATGCCGACTGGCCCGCCTTTGACGTGGTCGCCCAGGCCATGGGCGGCATCATGGGGATCACCGGTCTGGCGGGGGGCGCGCCGACCAAGATCGGCGCCGGGATCGGCGACACCGTGCCCTCGCTCTTTCTGGCGACCGGGGTACTGGCCGCGCTGCACCGGGCCCGCGCCACCGGCGAAAGCCAGTTCGTCGACGTGGGCATGTACGACTCGGTCCTCGCCGTCTGTGAACGCATCGTCTACCAGAACTCGTATTTCGACGAGAACCCCGGCCCCGAGGGATCGAGCCACCCGCTGCTCTGCCCCTTCGGCCTGTTCCCCACCACCGACGGCCATGTCGCCATCGGCTGCCCGCGCGATCACTTCTGGGCGATCCTGGCCGAAGAGATGGGCCAGCCCGCCCTTGCCACCGATCCCAGGTTCCGCACCAACGAAGACCGGGTGAAACACCGCGCCCGGACCGAGGCGCTGGTTCGCGACTGGACCGCGCGGCTGTCCAAGCAGCAGATCATGGAGCGGCTCGGCGGGCGTATCCCCCTCGGACCGGTGAACCGCGCGGGCGACATCGTCACCGATCCCCATGTCGCCGCGCGCAACATGCTGGCCACCGTCGATCAGCCCGGTCCCGGCGGCCGCGAGGTGCAGATCGTGAACACGCCGATCCACCTGCTCGAAACCCCCGGCGGCGTGCGCAACCGCAGCCCGCTGCTGGGCGAACATACCGACCGGGTCCTGGCCGAAATCGGCTTCGGACCCGACGACATTACCGAACTCCACGCCTCGGGCGTGGTCGCCTAG
- a CDS encoding MaoC family dehydratase, which translates to MTPSDLTSRDTYFEDFEPGEVIRHARGKTMTEMDNVLLTNLVMNTAHAHFNEDFMKDAFKGVAGFDTRVVYGGLNFSLVVGLAAQDTGEQVIAELGMDAIRLRTPVHHGDTLYAFTEVLEKRDANRADAGIIRFKHYGINQQDKLVCELERTVLIRRRVAA; encoded by the coding sequence ATGACCCCCTCTGACCTGACCTCGCGCGATACCTATTTCGAGGATTTCGAACCCGGCGAGGTGATCCGCCACGCCCGCGGCAAGACCATGACCGAGATGGACAATGTGCTGCTGACCAATCTGGTGATGAACACCGCCCACGCCCATTTCAACGAGGACTTCATGAAGGACGCCTTCAAGGGCGTCGCGGGGTTCGATACCCGCGTGGTCTATGGCGGGCTGAACTTTTCGCTGGTGGTCGGGCTGGCCGCGCAGGACACCGGCGAACAGGTGATCGCCGAACTGGGCATGGATGCCATCCGGCTCCGCACCCCGGTGCATCATGGCGATACGCTCTATGCCTTTACCGAGGTGCTGGAAAAACGCGATGCCAACAGGGCGGACGCCGGGATCATCCGGTTCAAGCACTATGGCATCAACCAGCAGGACAAGCTGGTCTGCGAACTGGAACGGACCGTGCTGATCCGCCGCCGGGTGGCGGCATGA